TTTTACCGTGAGGGCTGTAAAACTGCAAAACTGCAAACACCTATAGGGCCGCTGTctaaatatatatgaatatcaattctacaacagaaaaacgactcagcatttaaccatcacgatgtattaaatgtttcaaaGTACTGATATTTGATAACCAGCAAAGTTATTTCTCCTCAAATGCGCCTGACTAAAAGTGGGATCAAccagtacatatatatattcatcCTGCTAATTTAGAAAGTGGCAACAACAGTAAACATGAGTAACTCCACCGTGTgtctatccggtctttaagtgatgacgtgatgaatcctactctgggcccaaactactctgcgtttaataaggctgttgtgtttttaacatgttttaatgctttgtaacTTGTTCTATTTAATTCAACAAGCCCCTTACAAAAAGTacgtgatcactgtcggcctctctcagtttttacaactattcattttaaagctcagtttttaaaaccttaccatgtaactacagcccaggcatgcagcagcacattaatgactaacctcctatgtggatggattatctcagttgttctcttgactgaagtttggtccgtttacagcatcctgccatgccactgcatttgtccctaaccatcaggaaccctcacctTAACTCTTATCCAGTGGAAAAAAGTTCCCGTTCATCACTGCgttaatgttatgctaacatagctgtttcGCTAGTCACATAGCACATcactatataccagctagccaaacttcagtaaccctacaaacatcactgctgcttactttcctgtcttcatgtatgtcagaagtgatagcagagctgtgccttttaatttgttttagaaatccctcagtcagaacctggtatattatatttagatggaaactagcgagctaactctcAGCTAGCTTCTAACTCCGTTACATTTCAGAAATTCTTTTTTCGTGGATGCCTGGGTGTTAAACttcattgttacacctggtagagcagccacactaaTCCATAGCCATAAGGTTACCTTGAGTTAGGAAGATGATGATTGAATGTCCGAGTCCATAGGTTGAGGTGCAAGCACATTTCTCCCATTCTCCACAGAGGGCAGTGGCGCATAGGTGTGACGTCACTAACACTTAAGTTGCATTAGAGTTACACTTGTATGCGCCTTGAAGTAGGCACACATTGCCAGGAATGTGGTTGGAACGGCTGACTAGATAAGGCCTGGTGtccaaataatgaaaaaagccGAAAATGGGGTTGCGGCTGTGCACGGGTGTGCACTTTAAATGTAGCACTTTTGCTCTGTCTTTCCGTGGCCGCCCAAGTGGCTCATGGGAAAGTGACAGGCCCTATGGCAGAGATTGAAGACAGGGGGCAGTGGTTCGAATCCCATGCGGACCATATGTTGGGGAaccatgttgaaaaaaaaaaatccctggctctgaaattcacctgctacgcttgcttagaagcctacaggcgagcctatagatgggctctctctgctttttttttttttttttttttttaacccctgtCTCAAAATCTCTTTTCCGTCAATCAATATtggttgttatggttgctatggaCCGCCAAACACGCCACACATTGTGGctttctcaatctcttcttcatgtccgaacaaacgctcaattttgccttcattaacacaaattatacatcaaacgtAGGTActtttcttgcctttcacaaaatgACACTGTCATTATTGTAGGAGTTGCCGTTTTCTCGCAAATGGCCTCGAAGCAACACAGTTGCTCCAAAGTCTATGGAGACTTGAGTGAAATgacagctgaaattctgtaacggagGCGTTAAAATGATCTGAggagaagttttttttctttattttagtctgaccccagtcccatccgctaataTAGAGGAGGGGTTGTtcatgacctatactgcagccagacaccaggcaGCGATAGAGACGTTTGGGCTTCGTTTTTGGGGAGCTggcatgttttctacagtattgctgccctctgctgttgCAGTACCTCACAGTCAGTTCAGTCACGTGATGCGTTGTCGCcaaatgtacaaataaatgagACTTTTCAAAGAAACTGATTGTAATAGCTTTTTCAATACATTCTTTGTCTGCTCTTGACCTTACAAACTACACCCATTATTATTTGATTAACATTATTTTGGTAAAATAACCAAGGCAATGACAGGCataaagtccaaaaaaacaaatatgaagcATTTAACAGAAAAGAAATGGCACTGAGAGCCAGATTAAACAGAGCAGGTCCTAAAGCTGTGTTTGGACAAACTCAATGGACAAAAACAATTCATCTTAAACCAAAATCTGCAGGGAGTGTCGGGGAGAGCAGCCCCACAACTACAATTCATCTCTACACATCTGTCAGTCAGAGGCAACAGTATCGAACAGCagttcgaaaaaaaaaaaatcaatgtcaaAGGAATGGTGTTGGTATTAAAATAAGAAGGTGTGTACAGAAAATCCCTTAGGTTCACCTTTCagaagaacatgtgcaaaatacatcaaactctccatttcatctctttaaaaaaataaacacaaaaagtcaaagcagCGTTGGTCAGGTTTGATCCTACACTGATCGTGTATTCATTCTCAACCCTGCAGCCCACGCTTCCCAATGTCAAGAATATGGTCATTCATACTAATAAGACCTTTAATAATAGTGCTAGTAAGTAATACTGCTGAGCGCTAATTAATGCGTCTCCATGCTGAGCCCACTCCTAACAGTAGAGGGCAGCAGAGTGATCACACCAGCTTAAAAGATGCGTCATATAGACTGGAGAAGCAGCAACACTGGCTGGTCTCAGATCAGAGGGCTTGATTTCCCAGCAGCTTCTTATCCAAAAATTCTCTTTGCTCTCAGGCACgtgaagaaacaaagaaaggaaacttTGGAGAAACCAAGCCCTCGTCTTacttatgtatatgtatatatatatatatttatcaacACACCTCTGGTTTAATATAGATTACGTACAGAGCAACATTTGTgttcattacacacaaacagattgGGCCGTTTCCTCGTACACAGACATCAGAGGGTATTTGGTTGCCGACATCCACAGAACAGCTTTGGATCATTGCTAGTAAAAAATGACATTAGTGTAAATATaaccccaaaagaaaaaacacaaggtagaaaaaacacattggtTGCAAGGTTATAGCACACTGGGGACAAACACGTTCTGTGGTCAGAGTGGCAGCAAGGTCTACATATAAGTGTGCATCAGGACTTGGCATCCTAAAGTTATCAGTCTTTCACACTCGTTTCAAAGCATATTTCTTCCTCGCCGTGCTTCATCTGCTAAATGCAGTAGCAAAAAGAAAGAGTGtgttttgtggggaaaaaagaagctgtGGCTCAGTTTGCTGGTATCAACAATTTATGGAGTAAACTGACTGACGAGCAGGAAAACGCTAATGGTCTTAGAAAATACAGGGTCTCTAATGAAAGGAGCTGATTGGCTCCTGCCATCAGCAACCAACAATGTGAATGATTGGTTGATCTGTGAGTGAGCTAAGCTTGCAACAGTAAGCACGAGTGAGAACCATAAACTAGAGCTAATGAGGCCAAAATCCGAGCTCCTTTTCAGCTCTGTGGACTAATTTATACCTCGTCTCTCCATCTTCCCCTTAGTCCATTTGCAGCGTGTGACCTTAACAATAAAGTTGCTTTAACAGTAATACAAAAGTTTGGCGATGAGGAAtagaacagtttttttttttgctgggaccAGCCAAACAAGTCTGAATCAGATATTGAAGTAGTATAAAAGCAAAAGCTTGACACATGTAAGTTCTTCAATGTGAACCAAGAGTTCACACTGCACCCCTCAGCTAGACCATACCATGTGTCCTCTGCTTAGCACCAGGCTTTAGGTCATGTGAATGTCAATAAACAACATTCAGTCTGCTAACGCTCAGTATTCACTAAATCACAACACTACTGACACCcagcagtgaaaaacaaaaaatgtggaGAATTTCTAGACGTTATGAAATGTTAAGACTTTGTCACGGTATAAAATACAACCATCAGTAATCGATAGTCTGATCAATTTTTAGATAAATCGTGGCACCCAAACACTATGAAATATACAGCGGTGAAAGTTAAAGCTGTACAAACAAAGGCAGGAGCAACCATCGCCCTAAATGTCGGGCATCAAAAGGTAAGGGGTAAAAGCATGACtgtagggagaaaaaaagaaagaaaaagccatGATGGAAATccgattttcacattttctggaCATGGTGTAAAATTCCCAATTCATTCTGAGATGAGATTAGTGCATCctgtttttgtattaaatttGAATCCCTGTGAAAgaacatgtggaaaacaacTGCACCTGTGATGAAATCACTGCTGGCATGGGTTACACCTATCATGGGATACGTTTCACTGCTCCAAGACAACTGCCTAACGAGTACTAACATTTTGTAAAGCTGCGAtcattgtcctctttttttacattttttaatgccgAGTGATGAATTTCTGCTTAGAGATTGTTTTAGATCATTTGAAACATAACATGGATATGAAGTTGGACATGATGGGAGAGCCAACAGCAAACAGCTGGACAAGTAGAATAGGGGATTATTTAGATTGTGTAATtatatatgcatgtatgtatgttgtgtgtgtgttaaaatggAGCTCAGGGGTtgaatggaggaggaggtggaggacgtGGAGGAGGTTCCACTGAATGGGGAGTTGGTGGGTTAGATTGTGATGATGGACCAGTAGAGTTTGCCTGGCTCCAGCCCCAGATTAAGTCTGGGTCATGCATCCTCTttagataaacataaaaactgttCATACCTGGAAGCAGATAGCACAGATGTCATTATACTGCTCCAGCTGTGTATTGCTAGCTGTAGGGAGGCTTTTTATCTTGTGTACAGCATCTCTCCTGAGCAGGAAGCTCTGCCAGCCCAGCTGGGCTCTGAGCCAGACGTTATAGTACGAGTGGACCAAGATGATGGTGCTTCCCATCACACTCCACTCGCCAAATACAGTCTCTGATACACCATAGCACACCACGCACACCGCAACCTGGTGAGGTAACAAATCACTGACAGTGAGGCAGAGACAGTGCTGATGCATTACATGACAGtgtctgtttacagtcagaactTAGCAAagagttggtgtgtgtgtgtgtgtgtgtgtgtgagacacatAGCAGAAACTCCAGCAATCTGTAGCTCCCATTTACACAATATATGACTTCATCCATGTTCTACACTGGAGCTTTACGAAACTCCTCCACCATGAAGAGAACAACAGATCAACAGAGTGCCAAGCACCTGGCGGTAGAGTGTTTCAGAGTTATTATggaattaaaaaacaagcaaatatacatgtttaattattattgggCTGAACTGTTTGGGTAGAGCAAGtttaaactatttaatttaACGTTTTTGCACACTGCGATGCGGTTGTGTGTTACCTGGAGAGAGGTGAGGattgaggaggagatgatgatgagaagcCAGAAGTCCATGTGGAAGAACTGGCAGATCATATAAGCCATGTACGCTGGAAAGATCAGcaggaagagacagagagaaactgcACGGAAGTGCTTCCACAAACTCCTACGGGACGGGCagcaaaaccagcatatgaGAAAGCAGGCAGGTTGATAGCAGGCTTTGCAAACACACTTTCAGTCAGATTGATGTCAAAAAGACAAACTGCCTGTTTAGGAATGAAGAAAGAAGGACAGTACACCGTAGTATTACTTAATTTATGATGTTAGCATGAGTTGTACTGATGACCATAGATAATGAATTCTGTGATAATTAACTAACTGCCCATAGTTATTAATAGTTGTTTAtgatcagtaaaaataaaacaaacagtgggacacagagttttcttaaaaataaacacatgaaaaaagtcTTTGGTATATTATCTTAGTTGCCTCTAGATGCTCCCAGGGCTAGGACTATAGGATCAGCTATCTCCAGCATGGACTGCAGGATGGAAGCAGCAACAATAAAGAGGACGATAGAGAGGAGGAAGGCTCTGTGGATGACCTGCAGCTCAATGAGGCCAGTTTGGACAGCAAGGATTAGCAAGGTGATAGCTTCAGTCATCCCCtgcacagagaggaaacacattAGAGTTGACACACCACACAATTATATGCCTTGGCTTTGCATTCAAGTTGGAAATCATATACACGTTTATCCAGACTTGACCTTTGGGTATACAATGTCAATTATTTTATCCTATTAGACAGTTGTGTGAAATGCAGACATCCTTAAAGAATAGTTCTAGAtatgtgtgtttccacacaaaGAGAGGTtgaaacagactaaactaacacacacgtgtgtgtgtgtgtgtgtgtgtgtgtgtgcatgtgtgcacgtgtgtgtgcgcgtgagtACAAAGCTAAAGCACGAAAATGAGTGCGAGTGTTTGCGGATGGCACGTTATCTAAACACGGTGAAACAGCaaagtcagagaagaagaacaagcacCACAGCTAGCTCTGCGAGCCTGCTGCCAGTGtgaaatgacacatttgtgGGCGCTTCCCATGGTGGcggcatgaaaagaagaaaaggagaaaggatggatgagttggtgcttagcggtgttgtgctaaaaaatgatcgtcttccaaaaaccgatcgctcgtatttaaactgctataataacttgttggtctataatatgtgaaaacatatatcaaatgtatccttcatggatgaaatcaagtcatcttgagccacaaacaacattcctataacaaggtagaagctgcaatgagtttttggtagtgacttttatatatgctttatttatctagttccaaaaatgggttgacgttaaaaaaaagtgtttgttagttttttaaaaagcgtaatctgtgcaagaggacagcagatgttgcaagaaatctaagaatagttgtttaaagttatttgaagtggacaaagaggataaggcgtttgtaaaccctgttgagggaagtctatctagcaagatatgtaaagatattggagattaaaaaaccccatagggaaacataggaaataattatttgtcaggcaatgacttgttggcagaagaagagtggtccttggtagccatgacaagaaggaggtcccataaatcaggctgggctgtttgttgctggcaggtaaaagaaaaaacagagaaaaatcaaaatcaaaatcaggggaagtccaggctgaacaaggttcatccctcggaattttcactccaagatcccctgcctggacctcccccgaGCAGATGAACATAGAAAGGCAGttgagccgagggctcgaacctgagcctctatgttatgaacctgctagcccaccacatgtCGCCACATGATGGGCGAGCAGAACTGGAATATCCTtctatttaaagagcgcaaggtgcacatcgggcacccagcctttcgcaggagaccacacatttttacactcaaatactcaccacatttcacacactcacacctgctttttttccctgcccacctttttctccacttatttatcaacaaccactcctttttcatctctgctaccttgcctttattacatcctcttagctagcatcagtgaccggagagcaacaacagcaacccagtgcttttctcatcatttctttagtcacggtcaattcattggcctctacggattagctaaaccaactttacaaaacaagtttccccgaagagcccagttgtcatcttagctgcctagatttcaggacctagctaaggacggtagttacggacacaaacacatgtaacttaccgaaaaaaagcctcgggtccctctgtcactgtgcttattaggtgctaataatttgatgtaaaagtgtcggagacagtgtgaaaaaatgaaggcagagttggtagcctgaagagagaaagtgcaagttgtggaaggtggagtaataagcagcaaatagttgaggaatgaagagctgacaagcatgggtattttccggtaataaaaggtaataagagagcaggcggaggagttggcaagagcaggaaaaaggagaagcgacttggcttctccccgccccccaagCAAGGGTCGTgacagcgagtccgtgaggggttcgaactcgggcgctcagatgcAAAGCGCCACTAcgtacgtcttacgccaaacgaccagccgcagaaaatatgaaaaaaaaggacatttatcttttgttcggcaatacttgttttttttgtgcaaagcatgtatggtgctcggtaaagatgacacgccgactcacttcttctttttttgttttgttttgggtttttttgtttgagaaagtttgttttcaacttagaccattgtcagtgacgtcattctacgcgactaccacaggtaaggaaatgcctgaatctgtagatctttttcttttcttttgttgtctaaaacagaaaaatcccgaaacagtcagctcacaaagttgcaggttggtgggaatttggcagaacagccaatgacttaaagcatttaggtgcatatatcttgccacaagacatgtgtgctaagctagctaaattagtttctgttagcg
The sequence above is a segment of the Oreochromis niloticus isolate F11D_XX unplaced genomic scaffold, O_niloticus_UMD_NMBU tig00007989_pilon, whole genome shotgun sequence genome. Coding sequences within it:
- the LOC109198353 gene encoding RING finger protein 145-like; the protein is MAYMICQFFHMDFWLLIIISSSILTSLQVAVCVVCYGVSETVFGEWSVMGSTIILVHSYYNVWLRAQLGWQSFLLRRDAVHKIKSLPTASNTQLEQYNDICAICFQQMKHGEEEICFETSVKD